A DNA window from Corynebacterium ciconiae DSM 44920 contains the following coding sequences:
- a CDS encoding DoxX family protein: MIRKIARPMVATVYIADGVDTITNTEKHVEGTKTILDRLRSVLPNDYSRKLPNDPETAAKGIGVTKTAAGSLLALGKAPRLAAGTLAVLSVPTILARHAFWETQNDDEKAARRSGFMTDIALLGGLFIVSADTAGKPGLKWRANRAAKDANKAIQSALPGKSDTEKFKENVAEQASAVNSATKDFLSTTSEKVSGYADEAKSYVDDNKDDWLDVAKSNTKTAKKKLVKAADKAQKRAEKARKDASKNAPKLQKRADKALRKAQKRLDKKVKDFS, translated from the coding sequence ATGATCCGTAAGATCGCTCGCCCCATGGTGGCTACCGTCTACATCGCCGACGGTGTGGACACCATCACTAACACCGAAAAGCACGTCGAGGGCACCAAGACCATCCTCGATCGTCTGCGTTCGGTCCTGCCGAATGACTACAGCCGCAAGCTGCCGAATGACCCGGAGACCGCGGCCAAGGGCATTGGCGTGACCAAGACCGCCGCTGGCTCCCTGTTGGCTTTGGGTAAGGCCCCGCGTCTGGCTGCCGGCACCCTCGCCGTGCTGTCCGTGCCCACCATTCTTGCTCGCCACGCATTCTGGGAGACCCAGAATGATGACGAGAAGGCTGCTCGCCGCAGCGGCTTTATGACGGACATCGCCCTGCTGGGTGGTCTGTTCATCGTCTCCGCCGACACCGCCGGCAAGCCGGGCCTGAAGTGGCGCGCCAACCGTGCCGCTAAGGATGCCAACAAGGCCATCCAGTCCGCTCTGCCGGGCAAGTCCGACACCGAGAAGTTCAAGGAGAACGTGGCCGAGCAGGCTTCTGCGGTCAACTCCGCAACCAAGGACTTCCTGTCCACCACCTCCGAGAAGGTTTCCGGTTACGCAGACGAGGCCAAGTCCTACGTTGATGACAACAAGGATGACTGGTTGGATGTAGCTAAGTCCAACACCAAGACCGCTAAGAAGAAGCTGGTCAAGGCTGCCGATAAGGCCCAGAAGCGGGCTGAGAAGGCCCGCAAGGATGCATCCAAGAATGCCCCGAAGCTGCAGAAGCGCGCCGATAAGGCTCTGCGCAAGGCCCAGAAGCGTCTGGACAAGAAGGTTAAGGACTTCTCCTAA
- a CDS encoding MBL fold metallo-hydrolase: MSAELILDSISVSEMDNNCYLVVAGNEAMLIDAASNPDALMELAAKHEATITTVVTTHRHADHVGALAEILQRTGAKHISSSLDAPALPCDVDEELEHGDTLNFAGHEIPVFVLRGHTPGGLCLELTINGETHLIVGDSLFPGGVGKTNSKEDFGRLITDVKERVFDVYPPEAAVHPGHGDSTTVGAEAPHLEEWCARGW; encoded by the coding sequence ATGAGTGCTGAACTAATTCTGGATTCCATCTCTGTTTCGGAGATGGATAACAACTGCTACCTTGTGGTCGCCGGCAACGAGGCAATGCTAATCGACGCCGCCTCGAACCCCGACGCCCTCATGGAGCTCGCAGCCAAGCACGAGGCCACGATCACCACGGTGGTAACCACCCACCGCCACGCCGATCACGTGGGCGCCCTAGCGGAGATCCTGCAGCGCACCGGCGCCAAGCACATTTCTTCGAGCCTGGACGCCCCGGCCTTGCCCTGCGACGTGGACGAGGAGCTGGAGCACGGTGACACCCTGAACTTCGCCGGCCACGAGATTCCCGTGTTCGTCTTGCGCGGCCACACCCCGGGCGGTCTGTGCTTGGAGCTCACCATCAACGGTGAAACTCATCTCATCGTCGGCGACAGCCTCTTTCCCGGGGGTGTGGGAAAGACCAATTCCAAGGAAGATTTTGGTCGCCTGATCACCGACGTGAAAGAACGCGTTTTCGACGTCTACCCTCCCGAGGCTGCAGTGCATCCCGGCCACGGCGATTCCACCACCGTGGGCGCCGAGGCCCCCCATCTCGAGGAGTGGTGCGCCCGCGGCTGGTAA
- the uvrA gene encoding excinuclease ABC subunit UvrA, with the protein MAERLIVRGAREHNLKGVDIDIPRDKLVVFTGLSGSGKSSLAFDTIFAEGQRRYVESLSSYARMFLGQMDKPDVEMIEGLSPAVSIDQKSTNRNPRSTVGTITEVFDYLRLLYARAGTPHCPECDAVIDRQTPQQIVDQVLEMEQGTKFQVLAPVVRTRKGEFVDLFADLAAQGYARVMVDGEMHQLSSPPKLEKQIKHDIDVVVDRLQVKQSQKQRLTDSIETALTLADGVVVLDFVGLDDTHPHRVRRFSEKMACPNGHDFHLDEMEPRAFSFNSPYGACEKCDGLGSRLVVDPELLVPDPDAKVVDAIAPWHSSPNKKYFVKLVEALADEMGFDARAPFSSLKKKEQKALLHGSSTEVRVRYKNRYGRRRDWTAPFEGAIAFVERKIEQTDSEHQKERFRGYMREVPCPACHGSRLKPEILSVRLASAGHGEQSIAGLSALSVEDARAFLDDLSLNKREEMIAGAVLREVQARLRFLVDVGLNYLTLDRAAGTLSGGEAQRIRLATQIGSGLAGVLYVLDEPSIGLHQRDNQRLIATLERLRDLGNTLIVVEHDEDTIKAADWLVDIGPRAGEYGGEIVYQGQPEGILSASDSLTGDYLSGAKVLGVPETRRPIDNDRCLKVVGARENNLKDVDVRIPLGVLTCVTGVSGSGKSTLINQILSKVLSNELNRARLVPGRATRVEGIEHLDKLVQVDQSPIGRTPRSNPATYTGVFDKIRTLFAETSESKVRGYKAGRFSFNVKGGRCEACKGDGTLKIEMNFLPDVYVPCEVCQGARYNRETLGVRYKGKNISEVLDMPISEAAEFFKPITSIHRYLNTLTEVGLGYVRLGQSATTLSGGEAQRVKLAAELQKRSNGRTIYILDEPTTGLHFEDIRKLMLVIQGLVDKGNSVVIIEHNLDVIKAADWIVDMGPEGGDGGGRVVAEGTPEDVAQVKGSYTGQFLQPLLAKA; encoded by the coding sequence GTGGCTGAACGCCTCATTGTCCGCGGAGCCCGCGAGCACAACCTCAAAGGGGTAGATATTGACATCCCTCGTGACAAGCTCGTGGTGTTCACGGGTTTGTCCGGTTCGGGTAAGTCTTCACTGGCCTTCGACACGATCTTCGCCGAGGGGCAGCGCCGCTATGTGGAATCGCTGTCGTCCTATGCGCGCATGTTCCTTGGGCAGATGGACAAGCCGGATGTGGAAATGATCGAGGGGCTCTCGCCGGCGGTCTCGATCGATCAAAAGTCCACTAACCGCAACCCGCGCTCCACGGTGGGCACCATCACCGAGGTCTTCGACTATCTGCGTCTTTTGTATGCGCGCGCAGGCACCCCGCACTGCCCGGAATGCGATGCCGTGATTGATCGCCAAACGCCGCAGCAGATCGTGGATCAGGTGCTCGAGATGGAGCAGGGCACCAAGTTTCAGGTGTTGGCGCCAGTGGTGCGCACCCGGAAGGGCGAGTTTGTGGATCTCTTCGCGGATTTGGCCGCTCAGGGCTATGCTCGCGTGATGGTCGATGGCGAGATGCACCAGCTGTCCTCGCCGCCCAAGCTGGAAAAACAGATCAAGCACGATATTGATGTGGTGGTTGATCGCTTGCAGGTGAAGCAGTCGCAGAAGCAGCGTCTGACCGATTCCATCGAAACGGCGCTGACTTTGGCCGATGGGGTGGTGGTCCTTGATTTTGTTGGGCTTGACGACACCCACCCGCACCGAGTTCGACGCTTTTCCGAGAAGATGGCCTGCCCCAATGGCCACGACTTCCACCTCGATGAGATGGAGCCACGTGCCTTTTCCTTCAACTCTCCTTATGGCGCGTGCGAGAAATGCGACGGCCTAGGTTCGCGCCTCGTGGTGGATCCGGAGCTGCTCGTTCCCGACCCCGATGCCAAGGTCGTGGACGCGATCGCGCCCTGGCACTCCTCGCCGAACAAAAAGTACTTCGTCAAGCTCGTTGAGGCACTGGCCGATGAGATGGGCTTCGATGCTCGCGCGCCCTTTTCCTCTCTGAAGAAGAAGGAACAAAAGGCGCTATTGCATGGCTCCAGCACCGAGGTACGTGTTCGCTACAAGAATCGCTATGGGCGTCGCCGCGATTGGACCGCCCCCTTCGAAGGAGCGATCGCCTTTGTGGAGCGCAAGATCGAGCAGACCGATTCCGAGCACCAGAAGGAACGTTTCCGCGGCTATATGCGTGAAGTTCCGTGCCCTGCCTGCCACGGCTCGCGGCTGAAGCCGGAAATTTTATCCGTTCGGCTTGCCTCGGCTGGGCATGGCGAGCAGTCCATCGCTGGGCTCTCAGCGCTATCGGTAGAGGATGCTCGCGCATTCCTCGACGATCTCTCGCTCAACAAGCGCGAGGAAATGATCGCCGGTGCCGTGTTGCGCGAAGTGCAGGCGCGTCTGCGTTTCCTCGTGGACGTGGGCCTGAACTATCTCACGCTCGACCGAGCAGCTGGGACGCTGTCCGGTGGTGAGGCCCAGCGCATCAGGCTCGCTACCCAGATCGGCTCCGGTCTGGCTGGGGTGCTGTATGTCTTGGACGAGCCGTCCATTGGTTTGCACCAGCGCGATAATCAGCGGCTGATTGCCACCTTGGAGCGACTCCGGGATTTGGGTAACACCCTCATCGTGGTCGAGCACGACGAGGACACTATCAAGGCGGCCGACTGGTTGGTAGACATCGGACCGCGTGCCGGGGAATACGGCGGCGAGATCGTCTACCAAGGCCAGCCAGAGGGCATCCTCTCTGCCAGCGATTCGCTTACGGGCGACTACCTTTCGGGCGCCAAGGTGTTGGGTGTGCCCGAGACCCGCCGCCCGATCGATAACGACCGCTGCCTGAAGGTGGTCGGGGCCCGTGAGAACAACCTCAAAGACGTGGATGTTCGTATCCCTCTCGGGGTGCTCACCTGCGTTACCGGTGTATCGGGCTCCGGAAAATCGACGCTGATCAACCAGATCCTGTCCAAAGTGTTGAGCAATGAGCTCAACCGGGCGCGGCTGGTGCCAGGGCGCGCCACCCGCGTCGAAGGCATCGAGCACCTAGACAAGTTGGTACAGGTGGACCAGTCGCCGATCGGTCGGACCCCGCGCTCGAATCCCGCGACGTACACGGGAGTCTTCGATAAGATCCGTACCTTGTTTGCGGAAACCAGTGAATCAAAGGTACGTGGCTACAAGGCGGGTCGTTTCTCCTTTAACGTCAAGGGCGGACGCTGTGAGGCCTGTAAGGGCGACGGCACCTTGAAGATCGAGATGAACTTCCTGCCGGATGTGTATGTTCCGTGTGAGGTATGCCAGGGAGCTCGCTATAACCGTGAGACCCTCGGAGTGCGCTACAAGGGAAAGAACATCTCTGAGGTGTTGGATATGCCGATCTCTGAGGCCGCAGAGTTCTTCAAACCAATTACCTCAATTCACCGCTATCTCAACACTCTCACGGAGGTGGGCTTGGGATATGTGCGTTTGGGGCAGTCCGCCACCACCCTGTCTGGCGGCGAGGCCCAGCGTGTGAAGCTGGCCGCAGAGCTGCAAAAGCGGTCTAATGGCCGCACCATCTACATCCTTGATGAGCCCACGACGGGCCTGCACTTCGAGGACATCCGCAAGCTGATGCTGGTGATCCAGGGGCTCGTGGACAAGGGCAACTCGGTGGTCATCATCGAACACAACCTCGATGTGATCAAGGCTGCAGACTGGATTGTAGATATGGGGCCTGAGGGTGGCGACGGTGGCGGCCGGGTTGTCGCCGAAGGAACCCCCGAAGATGTGGCGCAGGTGAAAGGCTCCTACACCGGCCAATTCCTGCAGCCACTTTTGGCTAAGGCCTAG
- the infC gene encoding translation initiation factor IF-3, with protein sequence MSAEARINERIRVPEVRLVGPGGEQVGIVRIEDARKLAYDADLDLVEVAPKAKPPVCKIMDYGKYKYELAQKARESRRNQQQTVVKEQKFRPKIDDHDYETKKNNVVRFLEKGSKVKVTIMFRGREQSRPELGFRLLERLAEDVAEVGIVEARPKQDGRNMTMVLGPVRKGKK encoded by the coding sequence ATCAGCGCTGAAGCTCGCATCAATGAGCGAATCCGAGTACCGGAGGTCCGACTTGTTGGCCCCGGTGGTGAACAAGTAGGCATCGTCCGTATCGAGGACGCTCGCAAGCTCGCCTACGACGCAGACCTCGACCTCGTTGAGGTCGCACCGAAGGCGAAGCCGCCGGTGTGCAAGATCATGGATTACGGCAAGTACAAATACGAGTTGGCCCAGAAGGCCCGCGAGTCTCGCCGTAACCAGCAGCAGACGGTAGTCAAGGAACAGAAGTTCCGCCCGAAGATCGACGACCACGACTACGAAACGAAGAAGAATAACGTCGTTCGATTCTTGGAAAAGGGTTCCAAGGTCAAGGTGACGATCATGTTCCGCGGGCGTGAGCAGTCGCGCCCGGAGCTTGGTTTCCGTCTGCTGGAGCGTCTTGCAGAAGACGTTGCTGAGGTCGGTATCGTCGAGGCCCGCCCCAAGCAGGACGGCCGCAACATGACCATGGTTCTCGGCCCTGTACGCAAGGGCAAGAAGTAA
- the rpmI gene encoding 50S ribosomal protein L35 — protein sequence MKQKTHKGMAKRVKITGKGKLRREQAGRRHLLEGKPSTRTRRLKGTTDVAKSDVKRVKRMLGKA from the coding sequence ATGAAGCAGAAGACCCACAAGGGTATGGCTAAGCGCGTGAAGATCACCGGCAAGGGCAAGCTCCGTCGCGAGCAGGCCGGCCGTCGCCACCTGTTGGAGGGTAAGCCTTCCACTCGTACCCGCCGTCTGAAGGGCACCACCGACGTTGCCAAGTCGGACGTCAAGCGCGTCAAGCGCATGCTGGGCAAGGCTTAG
- the rplT gene encoding 50S ribosomal protein L20, translating into MARVKRSVNAKKKRRKILNSAKGYRGQRSRLYRKAKEQWLHSMTYAYRDRRTKKREFRRLWITRINAAARLNDITYNRLIQGLRLAGIEVDRKILAELAVNDFAAFSAICDAAKAALPEDVNAPKNAA; encoded by the coding sequence GTGGCACGTGTCAAGCGCTCAGTAAACGCTAAGAAGAAGCGTCGCAAGATTCTGAATTCCGCTAAGGGCTACCGCGGCCAGCGTTCCCGCCTCTACCGCAAGGCCAAGGAACAGTGGCTGCACTCCATGACGTACGCGTACCGCGACCGTCGCACCAAGAAGCGTGAGTTCCGTCGTTTGTGGATCACCCGTATCAACGCGGCCGCTCGCCTCAATGACATCACCTACAACCGCCTGATCCAGGGCCTGCGCCTGGCCGGCATCGAGGTGGACCGCAAGATCCTGGCCGAGCTCGCCGTGAACGACTTCGCTGCGTTCTCCGCTATCTGCGACGCCGCCAAGGCCGCCCTTCCGGAGGACGTTAACGCCCCGAAGAACGCCGCCTAA
- a CDS encoding TM2 domain-containing protein has product MAEYEYDKNGLPVSKQQETYDFPHQAQASQNYGPNYGQNVPAQQYGMAGNYQQNMAPVQQKSKVLAAVLAFFLGTFGVHNFYLGRNGRGAAQLCCTLFGYVGLILLVGAFVLIAVGVWAFVEFIMILVGAGGYDRDANGVPLN; this is encoded by the coding sequence ATGGCCGAATACGAATACGACAAAAACGGATTGCCCGTGTCCAAACAGCAGGAGACTTACGACTTCCCGCACCAAGCGCAGGCCTCGCAGAACTATGGCCCCAATTACGGCCAGAATGTTCCTGCCCAGCAGTACGGGATGGCGGGTAACTACCAGCAGAACATGGCGCCCGTGCAGCAGAAATCCAAGGTGCTTGCTGCGGTTCTGGCTTTCTTCCTCGGTACCTTTGGTGTGCACAACTTCTATCTCGGCCGTAACGGTCGTGGGGCTGCTCAGCTCTGCTGCACCCTGTTCGGCTACGTAGGTCTGATTCTCCTTGTCGGCGCCTTTGTTCTCATCGCCGTAGGGGTGTGGGCGTTCGTTGAGTTCATCATGATTCTCGTTGGCGCCGGCGGATACGACCGCGATGCCAATGGTGTGCCGCTGAACTAA
- a CDS encoding TrmH family RNA methyltransferase, giving the protein MHLDFTDAFTERTPRVVAAAKLLRPAGRKKAERFLAEGENAVEAAVRRGVATDIFVTESANGRHAGLINTAASAGVFIHPVTDRAAKKLADTVSGTGIIAVCTPIVSRIEAFSQAPTPALVSIPVDTAEPGNAGTLIRVADATGADHVLFAGDTVDPLNPKVVRSSAGSLFNVPVTREPNIPKVIEAVRDKGLQIVATTAEGETSLDDAHDVLAKPTAWLFGNEAHGLSEKLIDQADVRIRIPLRGRAESLNLATAAAICMYESSKALNT; this is encoded by the coding sequence ATGCACCTAGACTTCACCGATGCTTTTACTGAACGCACCCCCCGCGTGGTTGCCGCAGCCAAACTGCTCCGCCCGGCCGGACGTAAGAAGGCCGAACGCTTTCTCGCGGAGGGGGAAAACGCGGTGGAGGCTGCCGTGCGCCGCGGCGTGGCCACCGACATATTCGTGACAGAATCGGCCAATGGTCGCCATGCCGGACTCATCAACACTGCCGCCTCTGCCGGTGTGTTCATCCACCCCGTGACTGACCGGGCCGCCAAAAAACTGGCGGACACCGTCTCGGGCACGGGGATCATTGCTGTCTGCACCCCGATCGTGAGCCGTATCGAAGCCTTTAGTCAGGCGCCGACTCCGGCTCTGGTGAGTATCCCCGTGGACACCGCCGAGCCGGGAAACGCCGGCACTCTGATTCGTGTTGCCGACGCCACAGGTGCGGACCATGTGCTCTTTGCCGGCGATACCGTTGATCCCCTGAACCCGAAGGTGGTGCGCTCCTCGGCGGGCTCGTTGTTTAACGTTCCGGTTACCCGCGAGCCGAATATCCCGAAGGTTATTGAGGCCGTGCGAGACAAGGGCCTGCAGATTGTGGCAACCACCGCAGAAGGGGAGACCAGCCTCGACGATGCCCACGATGTGCTCGCCAAGCCCACTGCGTGGCTCTTCGGTAACGAGGCACATGGACTAAGCGAGAAACTCATCGACCAAGCAGATGTGCGCATCCGAATTCCACTGCGGGGACGAGCAGAATCGCTCAATCTTGCCACCGCGGCGGCGATCTGTATGTACGAATCCTCCAAGGCGCTCAACACCTAG
- the pheS gene encoding phenylalanine--tRNA ligase subunit alpha, whose amino-acid sequence MCTAVQKGSDEETVSEIQLTEESLNKAATEAIDAFDTASSLQELQAARKAHLGDQAPIPQARRSLGQVPKEQRKELGRLVNMARGRVEKHYAQIHQVLEDKHNREVLESERVDVTVPTTRSQKGALHPITTLSENIADIFIGMGWEIAEGPEVEAEYFNFDALNFLPDHPARTLQDTFHIAPEGSRQVLRTHTSPVQVRTLLSRDLPLYIACPGRVFRTDELDATHTPVFHQVEGLAVDKGLTMAHLRGTLDHLAKTLFGPDTRTRMRTNYFPFTEPSAEVDVWFPNKKGGAGWIEWGGCGMVNPNVLIAAGIDPKEYTGFAFGMGLERTLQFRNGLSDMRDMVEGDVRFTLPFGVQA is encoded by the coding sequence ATGTGTACTGCCGTGCAGAAAGGTTCGGACGAAGAGACGGTGTCTGAGATTCAACTGACCGAAGAGAGCTTAAACAAGGCCGCCACCGAGGCCATCGATGCTTTTGATACCGCCTCCTCTCTTCAGGAGCTGCAGGCGGCCCGTAAGGCGCACCTGGGTGATCAAGCCCCCATCCCGCAGGCCCGCCGCAGCCTTGGCCAGGTGCCTAAGGAGCAGCGTAAAGAGCTGGGGCGGTTGGTGAATATGGCGCGAGGTCGCGTCGAAAAGCATTACGCGCAGATTCACCAGGTGTTGGAAGACAAGCACAACCGCGAGGTGCTCGAGTCCGAGCGGGTCGATGTCACAGTGCCCACCACCCGTAGCCAGAAGGGTGCCCTGCATCCGATTACCACCTTGAGTGAAAATATTGCCGATATTTTCATCGGCATGGGCTGGGAAATTGCCGAGGGCCCAGAGGTGGAGGCCGAGTACTTCAACTTCGATGCGCTGAATTTCCTTCCCGATCACCCTGCGCGCACCTTGCAGGACACCTTCCATATTGCCCCGGAAGGATCCCGTCAGGTGCTGCGCACACACACCTCGCCGGTCCAGGTGCGTACCCTGCTGTCGCGGGATCTGCCGCTGTATATCGCCTGCCCGGGGCGCGTGTTCCGTACCGATGAACTCGATGCCACCCACACCCCAGTCTTCCACCAGGTGGAAGGGCTGGCCGTGGATAAGGGGCTGACCATGGCGCATCTGCGCGGCACCCTTGACCATCTTGCTAAAACGCTCTTTGGACCCGACACGCGCACCCGCATGCGCACCAACTATTTCCCTTTCACCGAACCTTCGGCCGAGGTGGATGTGTGGTTCCCGAATAAGAAGGGCGGCGCCGGCTGGATCGAGTGGGGCGGCTGCGGCATGGTGAACCCGAATGTGCTCATCGCCGCCGGTATTGATCCGAAGGAATACACCGGTTTTGCCTTTGGTATGGGCCTGGAGCGCACTTTGCAGTTCCGGAATGGGTTGTCCGATATGCGCGACATGGTCGAAGGCGATGTGCGCTTCACCCTGCCTTTCGGAGTGCAGGCATAG
- the pheT gene encoding phenylalanine--tRNA ligase subunit beta: MFISQNWITRLLRAYAEQPDFSIESEQLDAAFVRVGFETEGYAPLPEITGPLVIGRVESIEELTGFKKPIRFCHVNVGEANGTGQLQEIVCGARNFSEGSYVVVSLPGTVLPGGFEIAARKTYDHVSAGMICSAMELGLTEKQNPGIITLPAGVAEPGEDARPVLGLDDTVFEVNITPDRGYALSARGLSREIASSLNMPFVDPAADPAVAGIDIEVPEVNGSVINVDVQPETKARRFGLRAVRGIDPSVPTPFWMQRELMLCGQRPVNLATDVTNYVMLLLGTPMHAFDASLIQGDLVVRRATEGESLITLDHVERTLHSEDVVICDDNGVQSLAGVMGGSSSEVNENSTDIYLEAAIWDQITVARTSRRHKLSSEASRRFERGVDPNLVEAALDMAASLLARLGGGDVAAERTLVEVAEQEPVTVMMDVDFPSRYAGVNYEESVVVARLEEVGCVVARQNTTLAVTPPSWRPDITMDVDLVEEILRLEGLESIPSIVPTAPAGTGLTPAQRRRRAIGHALAYSGYAEILPTPFMETSILDQWGLDAEDDRRAVVTVQNPLESDHSVLGTTLLPAMLDAVKRNVARGHASVALFGQEQVAFKRADHSPMPSTAERPGEEEIEELRSSLPYQPLHVATVACGHKVFEGPWGEGRAYTYADAIESARIVAAAAGVELELANAEQLPWHPGRCAELRVHNTVVGYAGEMHPQVCKDTGLPPRTCAMELDVTSLPLEENFPAPVLSAYPALLQDVALVVDEDIPAETVRTVVAQGAGELLEHVELFDIYRSDALGEGKKSLAFALRFRASDRTLTDEECNAARMAAVDLAKEKLDAAIRA; the protein is encoded by the coding sequence ATGTTCATTTCTCAGAACTGGATCACCCGACTCCTTCGCGCCTATGCCGAGCAGCCCGATTTCAGCATCGAATCCGAACAGCTTGATGCAGCCTTCGTGCGCGTCGGCTTCGAAACCGAAGGCTATGCGCCGTTGCCGGAGATCACTGGTCCGCTGGTGATTGGTCGTGTGGAAAGCATCGAGGAACTTACCGGCTTCAAAAAGCCCATCCGTTTCTGTCATGTCAACGTGGGCGAGGCCAATGGCACCGGTCAGCTGCAGGAGATCGTGTGCGGGGCACGCAACTTCTCCGAGGGCTCCTACGTGGTGGTTTCCCTGCCAGGCACCGTGCTGCCCGGTGGCTTCGAGATCGCTGCCCGTAAAACCTACGACCACGTCTCGGCGGGCATGATCTGTTCAGCCATGGAACTGGGGCTGACGGAAAAGCAAAACCCCGGCATTATCACTCTGCCCGCAGGGGTGGCGGAGCCGGGCGAGGACGCCCGCCCGGTCCTTGGCTTGGACGATACTGTCTTCGAGGTCAATATCACCCCAGATCGCGGCTATGCGCTCTCTGCCCGTGGTCTGTCACGAGAGATTGCTTCTAGCCTGAACATGCCTTTTGTTGACCCGGCTGCTGATCCTGCAGTTGCGGGTATCGATATCGAGGTTCCCGAGGTTAACGGCAGCGTAATCAACGTGGACGTTCAGCCCGAGACCAAGGCGCGTCGCTTCGGTCTGCGCGCAGTGCGCGGAATTGATCCGAGCGTGCCCACCCCCTTCTGGATGCAGCGCGAGTTGATGCTGTGCGGTCAACGCCCGGTGAACTTGGCCACCGACGTGACCAATTATGTGATGCTGCTGCTAGGAACCCCGATGCACGCCTTCGATGCCTCGCTGATTCAAGGTGACCTCGTGGTGCGTCGTGCCACCGAGGGTGAGAGCCTGATCACGCTCGACCACGTGGAGCGCACCCTGCACTCGGAGGACGTGGTGATTTGCGACGATAACGGCGTGCAGTCGCTGGCCGGCGTGATGGGCGGAAGCTCCTCGGAGGTCAATGAAAACTCAACGGATATCTACCTCGAGGCCGCCATCTGGGATCAGATCACCGTGGCGCGCACCTCTCGCCGCCACAAGTTGAGCTCCGAGGCTTCTCGACGTTTCGAGCGTGGCGTGGACCCGAACTTGGTGGAAGCAGCCCTAGACATGGCTGCAAGCTTGTTGGCTCGCCTCGGTGGCGGCGACGTGGCTGCCGAGCGGACCCTCGTGGAGGTTGCCGAGCAGGAGCCGGTGACCGTGATGATGGATGTGGACTTCCCCTCCCGCTACGCAGGGGTGAACTACGAGGAGTCCGTTGTGGTGGCCCGCCTCGAGGAAGTCGGCTGCGTGGTAGCTCGACAAAACACCACCTTGGCCGTGACTCCGCCGAGCTGGCGCCCGGATATCACCATGGATGTGGACCTCGTGGAGGAGATTCTGCGCCTTGAAGGCTTGGAATCGATCCCGTCCATCGTGCCCACCGCCCCGGCGGGCACTGGCCTCACCCCAGCGCAGCGACGCCGCCGTGCCATCGGCCACGCCTTGGCCTACTCCGGTTACGCGGAGATCCTGCCGACGCCGTTCATGGAAACCTCCATTTTGGACCAGTGGGGTTTGGATGCCGAGGACGATCGTCGTGCCGTGGTGACAGTGCAAAACCCCCTCGAGTCCGATCACTCCGTGCTGGGAACCACCTTGCTGCCGGCAATGCTCGACGCAGTCAAGCGCAACGTGGCCCGTGGTCATGCCAGCGTGGCGTTGTTTGGCCAGGAGCAGGTGGCCTTCAAGCGGGCCGATCACTCGCCGATGCCCTCGACCGCCGAGCGCCCCGGTGAGGAAGAGATCGAGGAACTGCGTAGCTCCCTGCCGTATCAGCCCCTGCATGTGGCTACGGTGGCCTGCGGGCACAAGGTGTTCGAGGGGCCGTGGGGTGAGGGGCGCGCCTACACCTACGCCGACGCGATCGAGTCCGCACGGATCGTAGCCGCCGCCGCTGGGGTAGAGCTGGAGCTGGCCAATGCCGAGCAGCTGCCATGGCACCCCGGCCGTTGTGCCGAACTGCGAGTACACAACACGGTGGTCGGTTATGCTGGTGAGATGCATCCGCAGGTATGTAAGGACACCGGCCTGCCGCCGCGCACCTGCGCCATGGAGCTGGACGTGACCTCCCTGCCTCTGGAGGAGAACTTCCCGGCACCGGTACTCTCCGCCTATCCGGCGTTGCTGCAGGACGTGGCACTGGTGGTGGATGAGGACATCCCGGCCGAGACCGTACGCACAGTGGTGGCCCAAGGGGCAGGGGAGCTGCTCGAGCATGTCGAGCTCTTCGATATCTACCGCTCCGATGCCCTCGGTGAGGGCAAGAAGTCGCTCGCTTTCGCCCTGCGCTTCCGGGCCTCGGATCGCACTCTTACGGACGAAGAGTGTAACGCCGCACGCATGGCAGCGGTGGATCTAGCTAAAGAAAAGCTCGACGCCGCTATCCGCGCCTAG